Part of the Arachis hypogaea cultivar Tifrunner chromosome 6, arahy.Tifrunner.gnm2.J5K5, whole genome shotgun sequence genome, tttcccgtatctaatatgtaatgtggtaggaaatacttaggctagaggccctaagataggcattgaatggttgatgttgttgaatgattgagatatatgatgtggtcatatatgtgatgatgattattgatgccttggtggtatgatgtatgagaaatatgcatgttgtgatatatgcttgatgattggttatggttgaattgtgggttgaaccatgttgatggtgagtatgatgttgtttGTGTAccataatgatttattggaattggtgttgttgagaattggcatgaggaatagtatatgatatgtcaatatgtttgagtttgagccacttgggtgaagtgggataAAATGATGatatagtgattttgtatattgtgggttatgtgtcaatgtgtgagttgaggaggcttgatgttgaatttgatacgtTTGAATTGATtttaaagaaaagggatgaaattggcatgttttggttgattttggaaagagttgaaaatggtttgttttgaaaatggcatattgcagttttgtatgaaaatatggtttttgggcatactttgacgggacataacttggactacagatctccgttttgtaccaaatctgtttagaaatgaaattggatccgggatgtccatgccgttcgaagaacgggtgaaaaacgatttaaaatgaggaagttatgtccgttggaagattggggtgtaAATCtgtgaaattctgcaacttttaacttagaaaatttttagcagaacgaccccttgcgcgtgggcgcacctggcgcgtacgcgccgatcttccgagaagtgccatccacgcgtacgcgtgatgtgcgcgggcgcgccgattgtgctgcacccaatgcccagccattttccagagagttatgccaggactgtgccggtgttgtgcctggggcacgagaacacccgcgcgtacgcgtggttgacgcgtgcgcgccgatgggcAAGTTTGgtatccacgcgttagcgtgcatgacgcttacgcgtcgatgagtttttaaggccatccacgcgtgcgcgtggagtgcgcgtacgcgtggccctgttttcatctcaaagttgatttttgagttttaaaagccaaatttcatacttctaagcctccgaactcaccacttatatcttaaatcagtatgatatgcctagctatgagagaaggagctagtggatgtggtaacttgcgagtgaaacaaggtaaaatgaatgatcattgaagATCATTGATGAATATGTGAGAtttggaggatggtggtggaagtgcttgttatgccattggccgaagggccgtaattgtttatgaatgggctggttctggattgaaccgtgagccggaatagctgtgtatgctatggatattggctggttatggatttaaccgtgagccggatggctgatatggatgttgatccatggatgagaattcatgcatgtttatgctgaattattgatatttgtgatttgcacttccactctcagagttacgagtttccctgggtagtagcagtgactagccaccacgtgctccaggttgagacttggtACTCttctgaccctatgtcataagtgtggccgggcactgtgaaagacccggatgagctcgcccccgtatatattcaccagtgagggtgatggatatagatcatgattatgatcaagtttatgacgagtataactcgagttggggatgcatgacagagggacagtctgatggttagctaccaggacttgtcgggttggctctataaccgacagatgatatcatcagccactagggacaggcattcatcatatgcatactatgtgaattgtttgagattgcctatttgactgcatataacttgctaattgtctaaatgtcttacttgctcctatttgtatattccttgtttgatataactgtgtttgctatattatactcctgctggtggttgggaggtctgaaggaattggaaagggaagtattagttagactgaagaatctttagtcagatgcccttatatggtttagcttgtttataagctttgatattatctggaggaagctctaggattgcctttggctttcctatattattatgtattatatatgtggaaactgttacctgctgggaacctctggttctcacccatgcggattttgtggttttcagatgcaggacgtgaggtgtcccattgatgcatgctggagacttctgttattgcaaagatcctttgttcttggggctatgttttggtttatatgttttgtttagatacttttatctccatttaaTAATACagactgtgatgactcctcctatgggagattttggagaataggttttatgtatttgtgtccctttgggtttcctttggggttttccttattttatcatatgtatatattgttatgctcggaccggttatcttcgcagccggatcttgagtcttgatattcctgtttttgacactcctttgtatatatataatctcgcgttggttattcttgttcgttacgttttcgatcggagtgttgcgcttttgagttgcggtttttgtttacccctttttctacaaaggctcctagttataatcaattattcatactactatacgtactaaatttttattttagaggtcgtaataccttgccatctctgaattatgacttaagcataagattctgtatggtagggtgttacacatttttacatgctttttccttctttccctcaatctaatctttgccttctaaacctgaaatcacttaacaaacatatcaaggcatctaatggaatcatggagaattaaatttagctattttaagaccttaaaagcatgttttcactcttaagcacaaataaaggagaatttacaaaaccatgctaattcattgaataaatgtgagaaaagttgataaaatttctctaaattcaatacaagataaaccctaaaaatggggtttatcaacgagCTGTGACGGTTActcatgggtcacgcgtacgcgttgcttggCATTTCACttcccatgcatacgcgtcatgtcatgcgtacgtgtcgccTGGCGATCTCATCTCCACGCGTGCTTGTCTATCATGCGTGCGCATCAatgtatgcactccaaatccttgtttttccatgaattctccatgTTGCATTCTTTTCTCTtaactcctttgatccattcctagccttttcaacctgaattcactaacaaacacatcaaggcatctagtggaatcaaaggtgaattaaaactaGTAAATTAAAGGCCAAAAAAgaatgtttttacacttaagtacaaatttagggagaattacaaaactatgctatttcattgattaaatgtgagaaaagttgataaaattcccccaaattaagcacaagataaaccacaaaattggggtttatcaagtgGTACCTTCTAGGAGAGGAATATTAACGCATACAGTACTAAGGGCTTCAAAATATGACACATTGAGAGTTTCGTCCCACTTACCCGAAGTATACACATCAAATCTCTGGCCCTGATAATTTAGGACTTTGCTTATGTGGTACTTGTCAGGAATGATCACTTTACCTTTAACAAAAGAAGCAATTCTCTATTCTTTGTAGGACAAGTTGCTGTAGAACTGATTCACCTGGTCATGATAAATTTTCTCACAAATGGACAGGATGGGAATCCATCCTTGACATGCAAATACAGGTGTAAAGTTCAAACCTTTCCTACGAAGTTTATCTAAATTGAAAAGCTTAGAGGGATAGAGAGTACGCTTATAAACGTCTTTGCAGAAAAATAGATAGTTCATAAGGGAACTAAAATGGCAATTATCAAACGACTCTTTGGGGGAAGTCAGCATAGAAAGATTTGTAGACAATAGGATTGGAGAGTATTGGTTCAGAAATACAACAAAGATGAAAGTCGATAACTGTACCACAGGTATGGCGAGCCTGAGAAGAGGGAAGCTCTTCGTCTTCTTCATGAAGAGGTCTCTTACCCTAGGAAGAACTGGGTTGAGATGAGCTGGGCTGAGAGACATTAGAAGTAGTGGGAGTAAGGCATGGAGTAACGCCAGGACGGCGAGCCGTGGTCTTAGTGCGAGCCATTTTTGGAACAGTGTTATGAGGAGATGGAGGAGGAGAGTTAGTGGGAGAAGGAGATGATTTTGAGTGAAGTGTGGTAGGAGAAGAGGGATGAGAATGTGAAGAGTGAGCATCaggatgagcggatattttatacgctttttggtatcattttcacattattttagttatgttttgtttaagtttcattatattttcataggttttagtgcaaaattcacatttttggattctaatttgaattattgtgttttatgatgattttaggtaatttctggctaaaattgaggagcttttggcaaagtctgattcagaggcaaggaaaccATAGCTGATGCTGTCAGAATCTGACCTTCATGCACTCAAACataaatttctggagctacaaaggttcaaatGACACGCTTTTAACGGTGTTAGAAAGATAACTtttagagctttctagcaatatataataatttatacttttcTTCGAAGGAGCCTACCCATACTGGGCATTGAACGCTAAGGAGCTACCccatggctggcgttcaacgccacatgGAGAAAAGCCAGCGTTGAACACCCAAGGACCACCACCTttggggcgttcaacgcccaccaaGAAGCAAGGAAGTGCTAATCACCACCTTTATTGGTGTTCAATGGACATTCCTCAAAGTTGGATGCCAAACTCAGCCTAtgtactcaaccaaagtgggcccaaggatGGATTTTCACACCTCTAGTCTAGTCTGTCATactttttgtacttcttagttattagattagtatttaaaggaggAGATCACCCATGTTTATCATCTGCCTCATCTTTACCATTCGTACATTCTCCATTGTTTTCTGTAAAGCATGtacaactaaacctcctaagttaggttaggagctctgctaattctaatggattaataatattactgtttttattttaatacaggtttgattccattctcttgtgcatttttgttcttcatctcatgaattgaggatgacccatgacaatcattcttgttctacatgggttctgtgtgagtcctgacccggatagcattAAACCACAGCTAGAGACTGCACTGCAGATTCCAAGAGCGTGCTTTGGTgactttggatacgtgacatataatcccgttgACCGTGGGTTACTTAGGTTTCTGTGGCATTAAGGCTAGAGTCTAAGAAGCAGCGTTccctgatccagaagatccgaccttgtctgtggtattttgagtaggatcgcgaagggAAGCAGAttgcttaggtcttcaccttcagccatagtgggaagccatgagttaatttgatgaggatgctacatgagttgctcgaatatggtggactgctatggtttagaagagacTAACTTAATGAGGATGCTACACGAGTTAGTCAATTACGGTTGTCATTGAATAaatcattcgttattgaagtTGAGAGTaggaaaagttaatccagaaagaatacgcatctccgaagccttaactgaatATCTATCATTGCTTTTACACTAATCTGGTATTTTGTTTCCCTTACTTTTCGTTTATGCTTCTtaacaaacaaccatcttttctaatcacctgactaagattcacaagatagccattgtttgctcaatccaacaatctccatggaatTCAAGtgtcactcacctgaggtattacttggatgacgtggtgcacttgccggttcagttgtgcggagttcaatttcgtgcaccacaccaCTAAGAGGAGTGGAGAGTTAATATAGATCTTGGTTAGTGTAAAGGTCTCAGCTTGAAAAGGATGATAAAAATGAAAACTTTGAAGACTAATTAAATTCACAGCTGTAACCAAGGCAGCATTTATTTCTGAAACTTTAATTCAAAACAATTTGAAAAATACATGAAAACCAATTTTAAAAGAAATCCCACTTTAAAAATGTTAGATTTGGGACAAAAAAAGTTGATATTGGAAGTTTAGAGAGGGCCCAGAAAGCTTTGACATAAATAGCCCATTATGATAAATCAGAAAACATATCAGGTCTACCAAGTCTAACTTTCTTCTAACGAGACTGCAATGCAACACAAGGAGTTAATGAAGCCTGATCATAATCTGCCCAGAAAAATTTTATCTTGACCtatgagacaaaacacttaaacCAGAAAATCAGAAGGACTAAGAAAAAATAGCTAAATCAAGAATGCCTAGAGTAGTTCATAATTTGCAGAACCTCTCTTCTATCAatggtttagtgaaaatatcagGTGGTTGATCTttagatttaacaaattgaatatctAAATTTTCATTTTGCGCATGTTCTCTTATAGAATGAAATCTAACTTCAATGTACTTTGTTCTTGAGTGAAAAATAgggttttttgaaatatttatagcactcatgttatcacaaaataatggaatATTAGATACTTTCAGTTTATAATCAGGTAACTGAGTTTTCAACCATAACAATTGAGAGCAACAAGAGGAGGCTGCAATATACTCAGCTTTGGTAGTGGAGAGTGCCATTGATgcttgcttcttacttgaccatacaTTGAGAGACTtgccaaggaagcaacacatgccactTGTACTTCTATCAATTTTGTCCCCATCAAAATCTGCATCATAATAACCCACTAATTGAAAAGAATCAGTTTTGGGATACCATAAACCATAGTTTGTGGTACCAAGCACATTTCGGATGATCCTCTTGAAAGTTGAGAGATGAGATTCCTTAGGCtttgattgaaatcttgaacacaCACCAACGCTTTGTATAATGTCAAGCCTTGAGGAGGTTAGATACATTAAAGAACTAATCATTCCTCTGTAATGTGTCTCATCAGCATCTCTAGCATGTTCATCTTTGTCGAGCTTGATATTAGGATGCATAAGGGTTCCCATTAGCTTGGCACACTCCAACACGAATTGCTTgacaagttcctttgcatatttctcttgatgaatgaaaatgcCCCCTATAATTTGCTTGATTTGTAAGCCTAGGAAGAAGGTTAATTCTCCCATCATGCTCATATCAAATTCAGTTGTCATTAGCTTAATAAAATATGCACACAAAGCTTTATTAGTTGAATAAAAAATGATATCATCAACATGGACTTGTACAAGAATAAAATGGTCATGATAATTCTTAATAAATAGAGTGGTGTCCATAGCtcctctttgatttttttttccaataaaaatgagctaagcctttcataccaagctttAGGAGTGATGAGGCGAGAATTTTGTGTCAGTTTGGAattcaatcaaaacatgaaatcaatCCATTGGTAGCATAGCCCAAACCAACAATAGCTCTCACAATCAAATTGGAAGTTCAAAAGatgtgtcacaattcaaaaccaacctataaccgagagtatttgacttccgggtcgtctcccaaggaatcATTGAGAGTAATGGGTGTGCAATTTCCGGTTATAGTGATCAAGGGGTTGTCAATGAAGAaataaacatataaagcaataaaagaacatgcaaaattataatgattgaactaatgaagaaatatgaaccgactatgtaatataaacaagtaaagtataaaagagattaacatagaagtgtatgaaagattgaaagcataaaaagagccttagcttggagtgagctaagcgtcctttccttgttggaaccccaactatgacaattatgatggattagtctcacttgatcaacccttacatcggaaagtaagttaaatgagcataagtgttcttaacccacacatcctaaattgcttgctaattgccttagcaacaaattagcgttagtaggaacaagaacaattaacaatccaagaattgacattaaatgttggacattccaactctaggaaaccaattgctcactttacccaagccaagagaaaaaaatttagcctaaaatcatgtttgacattttgtcaaacacttggtgggcaaaaagcttaaacataagaAAAGTGAGAAAAGACTTGAAACTAAAAGgaacaattgatctcaatcaacaagaataacataagaaagcatgaaacaaacatcaaacatcaaattcatcaacaagaaattgaaattacaaaggagaagtaaaattgaactatagcttgaattaaaagaaagagtaatgacaatgtaactataaggagtaataacaagagaatacttacaatgaaattagcaaaatccaagatcaaaaatggaaatggcacttgaatgtaaaaccctaatagaAACCCTAGTAGAGATGATGaagaaaacttagagaaaactaaaactaaaaacttcCTACCACTACTCCAAAACTATACTAATGATATCCTATGTTATGTCCTTCATTTCCCTTCCAATATGATCTAaaagacttcagaaatgggcctccaaagccctCCAAATCCAATATGTTACGTCCGCACACTTTGCGAAAATCccttcctgtgcgtacgcacaagtagctatgcgcacgcacaccaGGCGATGCTTGGCTGGACGCGCGACGCGCTCGAAATGATCCACGCGTTCTGCTTgggctcctgtgcgtacgcacaagaggctgtgtgcacgcacacgtctctgaactcatctcctttgattcttcttgtttactccactttgcatgctcttcttccattttctccaagccattcctaccttatacacctgaaatcactcacaaacaacatcaaggcagCGAATAGAAgacaaatggaataaaatagatcaaattaggcataaaagagcatattttcataatcaagcacaatttgggaggaaagttcaaaagcatgctattctaGGGAATAAGCGCAAGTTTatgtgataaaatccattccattctaataaaaaattatcatcaaatatggattaatcaaggagcttgtcttaaaccatataaGGCTTTAGCTAGTTTGAAAACATAGTTAGGAAAagttttattttcaaatccagGAGGTTAAGCCACATAGACCTCTCTATCTATTATACCATTGAGGAATGCACACTTTATGCCCATTTGGAATTGCTTGAAGTCGCAATGAGTAGCATATGCTAGGATCAATCTAATGGCTTCCATTCGAGCTACAAGTGCAAAGGAACaagggcgtgcgcacgcacaggcatgtgtgcgtacgcacactaggtggAAAAGGGGAAGATGTGCGCTCGCACACTCTATGCGAGAGCTGAGGGATTAAGAAGTttgctggacattattttatttttattatttaaataaaacacatttaataatataattttaaaattcaaaataaaaaaattagttttttaaaattttttatcttttaaaaatattttttatttttttattcactggataatgctacacccagacagttgacttttttagctgcacttgttcacaaattaagaataaatttatctaaaaattttaaaattttaatttttttattctttgtatatttttggaattttttaatattttacaactacaaaaaatattttttaagtttaaaaattaaaaaaaaaatttacagatctattgtttattagatattgttggactttatcttatttttattgtttaataaaaaatatttaataatataatttaaaaactcaaaaataaaaaattttattttttaaaattttttatttttttcaaaaatattttttattttttttattcaccggataatgctatgcccggacagttgattttttttactacacttattcacaaattaagaataaaccaAGAGTGTggaaactaaacatgcaagaatttaagcatcaaagcaataaaagtcaaagcaattaaatgcaaggaaaggaaacttcaaatgcaataaaacctcttggcaagcaattgagagccaaggttacctatcctagccattgaccacaaacacatgatgattatgaagagttaatcctacttagtcaaccctatatcgaggataagtcaagtaggcatagttgatttaaatccataagtcctatgtcaacacttagggtcacatagagtcaatagagactaaatcaactaactactctaatgtatcaaacaagaatggacatcaataacTTAAGGGTCACCAAAGTTATCAATTTCAatccaagagtggagaaaaactaaataaaaactaagccaagcattttatcaaacacttggtgtgcataaaaataaagtatattaaattgcattaaaaataaattctaaaataccaaaagcaagaaaatgacaatGACAACTAAAGAAAGtgataaatgacatgaaaacataaattgcattaattaaaattaaagttaacaagagtatccatgaacataaaaatagaaaaataaaggaaatgacaagagaagtgaagaagaacaaagattcaataacaataaataacaatgaaaaaagtAAATGGAAGCAAGAATTAAGAGTAtaaattataagaaattaaactaaagaaccctaattctagagagaggggggagctttggtgcacgaaatcgcaatcacacttttgcgattccgcacaactaaccagcaagtgcactgggtcgtccaagtaataccttacgtgagtaagggtcgatcccacggagattgtcggcttgaagcaagttatggttatcttgtaactcttagtcaggatatcaataattctcaggtttaattgtgaaaagtaaaagaacatgaaatagatacttgctttgcagtaatggagaacaggttgaggttttggagatgctctatcttctgaatctctgctttcctactgtcttcttcttcatgcacgcaaggctccttccatggcaagctgtatgtaggatttcactgttgtcaatggctacctctcatcctctcagtaaaaatgttcaacgcgctctgtcacagcacagctattcatctgtcggttctcaatcatgtcggaatagaatccagtgattcttttgcgtctgtcactaacgccccacaatcgcgagtttgaagctcgtcacagtcattcaatccttgaatcctactcagaataccacagacaaggtttagaccttccggattctcaagaatgccgccatcaattctagcttatactacgaagatttcgattaagggatccaagagatatccactcaatctaaggtagaacagaggtggttgtcaggcacacgttcataggtgagaatggtgaggagtgtcacggatcatcacattcatcaagttgaggaacaggtgatatcttagaatggaatcaagcgtgattgaatgaaaaaatagtagtaattgcattaatccatcaagacacagcagagctcctcacccccaaccatggggtttagaggctcatgctgtagaaggtacagtatgaaatgtgtaaagtgtcatgaggtaaagatacaatgtcaagaggtcctacttatagtgaactagtaacctaggatatacagaaatgagtaaacgacgtaaaaatccacttccagggtccacttggtgtgtgcttgggctgagcattgaagctttcatgtgtagagatttttcttggagttaaacgccagcttttgtgccagtttgggcgtttaactccaacttttgtgccagttccggcgttaaacgccgggaattctgaagctaatttgcaacgccggtttgggccattaaatctcgggcaaagtataaactattatacattgatggaaagcccaggatgtctactttccaacgcaattaagagcgcgccaattaggcttctgtagctcctaaaaatccacttcaagtgcagggaggtcagaatccaacagcatctgcagtcctttttcagcctctgaatcagatttttgctcaggtccctcaatttcagccagaaattacctgaaatcacagaaaaacacacaaactcatagtaaagcccaaaaaagtgaattttaaataaaaactaataaaaacatactaaaaactaactaaaacatactaaaaacacactaaaaacagtgccaaaaagcgtataaattatccgctcatcaagcttctctctctagaaactaagagaaaacatcataaaagctaaacctaattgcccccctgtttttattcctcttcactttggcctcaaatagcttcagaaaatgagttggattgggttttgggggcccagaaatcgctgccAGCGAGTTtcaattaatgaggtcacgtgccatgacttgtgcgtacgcacacttgctattttctgacttgtgcgtacgcacaagttgtGTGCATACATACACTTAAACTTATCtccactatagcaaattgtatatcattttgaagccccgaacgttaactttctaatgccactggaactgcctcatttggatctctgtagctcaagttatgaccaatttatTACAAAGAGGTCAGGActggcagctttccaaatccttcatttcttgaattcttcccttttgcatgctcttttcctcacttcttcaacccatacttgccttgaaaacctgaaatcacttaacaaatacatcaagtcaccaaatgggattaaagtgaataaaattgactaaattaagcacaaaagagcatgttttcactttcaacgCAATTTTAGGAAGAAATCCCAAAAGCATACTAtgtaggtgaataaatgtggatttatgtgatgaaatccactcaaatcaaaccaaaatatatcgtaaaatatggattcatcagttgTCGATGTAGCCTCTGCTTATAATTCCCTGATAAGCAAAACGACTCTTAATCGGCTGGGTGCAATTGTTTCTACCCATCATCTCTGCATGAAGTTCCCGACATCAGAGGAAATTGCT contains:
- the LOC140173651 gene encoding secreted RxLR effector protein 161-like; its protein translation is MTTEFDMSMMGELTFFLGLQIKQIIGGIFIHQEKYAKELVKQFVLECAKLMGTLMHPNIKLDKDEHARDADETHYRGMISSLMYLTSSRLDIIQSVGVCSRFQSKPKESHLSTFKRIIRNVLGTTNYGLWYPKTDSFQLVGYYDADFDGDKIDRSTSGMCCFLGKSLNVWSSKKQASMALSTTKAEYIAASSCCSQLLWLKTQLPDYKLKVKIKFFWADYDQASLTPCVALQSR